One genomic segment of Halalkalicoccus tibetensis includes these proteins:
- a CDS encoding N-acetyltransferase, with protein MSVNVDLQVVGPGDDSHVDTAWRLKEEIRTREGVLKQRRGFFTDAYRRSEAHLLFIDGRLIGFAATRRDGYLLFLAVDPEYRGQGFGERLIELIADEHDSVTCHARTTNEEALAFYEHLGFEIVRRINDYYEDGGDSFYLKRGENEGLTDRLSSYLHR; from the coding sequence GTGAGTGTCAACGTCGATCTGCAGGTCGTCGGGCCCGGCGACGACAGCCACGTGGATACCGCGTGGCGGCTCAAGGAGGAGATCCGGACCAGGGAGGGGGTCCTCAAACAGCGCCGCGGCTTCTTCACCGACGCCTACCGGCGCTCGGAGGCCCACCTGCTGTTCATCGACGGCCGGCTGATCGGCTTCGCGGCGACGCGCCGCGACGGTTACCTGCTCTTTCTCGCGGTCGACCCCGAGTACCGCGGCCAGGGGTTCGGCGAACGGCTGATCGAGCTGATCGCCGACGAACACGACTCGGTGACCTGTCACGCCCGGACGACCAACGAGGAAGCGCTGGCCTTCTACGAGCATCTCGGCTTCGAGATCGTCCGCCGGATCAACGACTACTACGAGGACGGCGGGGACTCCTTCTACCTCAAGCGCGGCGAAAACGAGGGGCTCACCGACCGGCTCTCCTCGTATCTCCATCGCTGA
- a CDS encoding cation:proton antiporter, with the protein MAIELYDVGLIVIGLTLLGVAVLPLLIADRPVSLPVFFVAFGALVFWLPIVPAPDPLEQGVLTEHFAELVVIVALMGVGLKLDRPPGLRAWASTWRLLAITMPLSIAGAALLGWWLVGFLVPTAILLGAAIAPTDPVLASEVQVEEPGEGGTDDEPSETRFALTSEAGLNDGLAFPFTNLAIAIALVGLAPGNWLGEWLLVDVGYRIGLGTLLGIVFGAVLARLIFASAPETRIAQSVQGLEAIAGTLLVYGLTEVVGGYGFVAVFVAALTIRHYERDHEYNESLHRTAELAEQTLMALLMVFFGGAIVGGLLGPLTLEGLLAALAIVFLVRPLAGVVGLAGFDLPWRERGAIAFFGIRGIGSFYYLAHGLNEAAFADADLLWAVVGTIVLVSVVLHGVAATPVMNRLH; encoded by the coding sequence ATGGCGATCGAACTGTACGACGTCGGGCTGATCGTGATCGGCCTCACCTTGCTCGGCGTCGCCGTCCTCCCCCTGCTGATCGCCGATCGGCCGGTCTCGCTGCCGGTCTTCTTCGTCGCGTTCGGCGCGCTGGTCTTCTGGCTGCCGATCGTCCCCGCGCCCGACCCGCTCGAACAGGGCGTGCTCACCGAGCACTTCGCCGAGCTGGTCGTGATCGTCGCGCTGATGGGCGTCGGGCTGAAGCTGGATCGCCCGCCCGGGCTGCGCGCGTGGGCATCGACCTGGCGACTGCTCGCGATCACGATGCCGCTGTCGATCGCCGGGGCCGCGCTGCTCGGGTGGTGGCTCGTCGGCTTCCTCGTCCCGACCGCGATCCTGCTGGGTGCTGCGATCGCGCCGACCGATCCCGTACTGGCGAGCGAGGTGCAGGTCGAGGAGCCCGGCGAGGGCGGGACGGACGACGAACCCTCCGAGACCCGCTTCGCGCTCACCTCGGAGGCCGGGCTCAACGACGGGCTCGCCTTCCCCTTCACCAACCTCGCAATCGCGATCGCGCTCGTGGGGCTCGCGCCGGGCAACTGGCTCGGCGAGTGGCTGCTGGTCGACGTGGGCTACCGGATCGGCCTCGGGACCCTCTTGGGAATCGTCTTCGGGGCCGTCCTCGCGCGGCTCATCTTCGCGTCGGCCCCCGAGACGCGGATCGCCCAGTCGGTTCAGGGCCTGGAGGCGATCGCGGGGACGCTCCTGGTCTACGGGCTGACCGAGGTCGTCGGGGGCTACGGCTTCGTCGCGGTGTTCGTCGCCGCGCTCACGATCCGCCACTACGAGCGCGATCACGAGTACAACGAGTCGCTCCACCGGACGGCGGAGCTCGCGGAACAGACGCTGATGGCGCTTCTCATGGTCTTCTTCGGCGGGGCGATCGTCGGCGGGTTGCTCGGCCCGCTCACCCTCGAGGGACTGCTCGCGGCGCTCGCGATCGTCTTCCTCGTCCGCCCGCTCGCGGGGGTGGTCGGGCTCGCCGGCTTCGATCTGCCCTGGCGTGAGCGGGGCGCGATCGCCTTCTTCGGGATCCGCGGGATCGGATCCTTCTACTACCTCGCTCACGGGTTGAACGAGGCGGCCTTCGCCGACGCCGACCTGCTGTGGGCGGTCGTCGGGACCATCGTCCTCGTCTCCGTCGTGCTCCACGGCGTCGCGGCGACGCCGGTGATGAACCGGCTCCACTGA
- a CDS encoding amino acid permease, with protein sequence MSGGDGELARNLGFLEAMTMGGGTMIGAGIFILPGIAAEGAGPASSLSFAIAGLVALFAAVSLAELATGMPIAGGSYHYVNRALGSFFGSIVGWGMWTGLMFASAFYMIGFGQYLVEPVPFIDGRFLVILFGLLGLSFLIGVNYYGTEESSSFQNIMIGAETVVILIYLAVGVFFVEPANLDPFAPTGVSGIIATTGLVFVTFLGFEIIATVAEEVKNPGRNIPLTMILSVVSVTILYMVVMVISTGVVPFDELGDSLVPVSDVAEISMGLAGVVAIVASAVIAAISSSNSSILAAARVVFAMGRDDLMSDWLNETHSKFYTPHRAVMATGGITALLVLAGLWVEGIIEILAEVASFSFLVAYALVHVSLVVIRRADPDGYEPDFEVPGALYPAVPVLGVILSVVVITQMEPVVIAIGLGIVALGALWYLLYVRKQDVDESLMGDAIAEQPGGPGEPTDGYRVVVPVANPGTQEGLLELAAASANTHSEEDETPEIVAINVLQVPDQTSLDQKLQFEEERVETQRELLESAREAAEGMDVSLRTRAIVGRDVGRTILDVTEEEGADQVLIGSHGPQTRRQEVFGSNLDPVLKHAPCDVSIVELKNDVIGTPVALAGPGPHAPVAARRAAEFAMIDGRVPTLLNVQQPEAEGDDEPDPVDRGEAMIEGIAEEAGLEPEEYETEVLVADDTADAILEAIDDYDTVCAGVSEKKAVSRIMFGSIAKQVGEQASANVAMIRGPYETHRGVREAVAERLAD encoded by the coding sequence ATGAGCGGCGGCGATGGGGAGCTCGCGCGCAACCTCGGCTTCCTCGAGGCGATGACGATGGGGGGCGGGACGATGATCGGGGCGGGGATCTTCATCCTGCCGGGGATCGCCGCGGAGGGCGCCGGGCCGGCGAGCTCGCTTTCCTTCGCGATCGCCGGGCTCGTCGCGCTGTTCGCGGCGGTCTCGCTCGCCGAGCTCGCGACGGGGATGCCGATCGCCGGCGGGAGCTACCACTACGTCAACCGCGCGCTGGGCAGTTTCTTCGGCTCGATCGTCGGCTGGGGGATGTGGACGGGCCTGATGTTCGCGAGCGCCTTCTACATGATCGGCTTCGGCCAGTACCTCGTCGAGCCGGTGCCGTTCATCGACGGGCGGTTCCTCGTGATCCTGTTCGGCCTCCTCGGACTGTCGTTCCTGATCGGGGTCAACTACTACGGCACCGAGGAGTCGAGCAGCTTCCAGAACATCATGATCGGCGCCGAGACGGTGGTGATCCTCATCTACCTCGCGGTCGGCGTCTTCTTCGTCGAGCCCGCGAACCTCGATCCATTCGCGCCGACCGGCGTGAGCGGGATCATCGCGACGACGGGGCTCGTCTTCGTCACGTTCCTCGGCTTCGAGATCATCGCCACCGTCGCCGAGGAGGTCAAGAACCCCGGTCGGAACATCCCGCTGACGATGATCCTCTCGGTGGTCTCGGTGACGATCCTCTACATGGTCGTGATGGTGATCAGCACCGGGGTCGTTCCGTTCGACGAGCTGGGCGACTCGCTCGTGCCGGTCTCTGACGTCGCGGAGATCTCGATGGGGCTCGCCGGCGTGGTCGCGATCGTCGCCTCCGCGGTGATCGCGGCGATCTCGAGCTCGAACTCCTCGATCCTCGCGGCCGCACGCGTCGTCTTCGCGATGGGGCGCGACGACCTGATGAGCGACTGGCTCAACGAGACCCACAGCAAGTTCTACACGCCCCACCGGGCGGTGATGGCGACCGGCGGGATCACCGCGCTGCTGGTTCTCGCCGGTCTCTGGGTCGAGGGGATCATCGAGATCCTCGCCGAGGTCGCGAGCTTCAGCTTCCTCGTCGCCTACGCGCTCGTTCACGTCTCGCTCGTCGTGATCCGGCGTGCGGATCCCGACGGCTACGAGCCCGACTTCGAGGTCCCCGGCGCGCTGTATCCGGCAGTGCCGGTACTAGGTGTGATCCTGTCGGTCGTCGTCATCACGCAGATGGAGCCGGTCGTGATCGCCATCGGGCTGGGGATCGTCGCGCTCGGCGCCCTCTGGTACCTGCTGTACGTCCGCAAGCAGGACGTCGACGAGAGCCTCATGGGCGACGCGATCGCCGAGCAGCCGGGCGGTCCCGGCGAGCCGACCGACGGCTACCGGGTCGTCGTCCCGGTCGCGAACCCGGGGACACAGGAGGGGCTGTTGGAGCTCGCCGCCGCGAGCGCCAACACCCACTCCGAGGAGGACGAAACCCCGGAAATCGTCGCGATCAACGTGCTGCAGGTCCCCGACCAGACCTCGCTCGACCAGAAGCTCCAGTTCGAGGAGGAGCGCGTCGAGACACAACGCGAGCTCCTCGAGAGCGCCCGGGAGGCCGCCGAGGGGATGGACGTCAGCCTCAGGACGCGCGCGATCGTGGGCCGTGACGTCGGCCGAACGATCCTCGACGTGACCGAGGAGGAGGGGGCCGATCAGGTCCTCATCGGGTCTCATGGGCCCCAGACCCGGCGCCAGGAGGTCTTCGGCTCGAACCTCGATCCCGTCCTCAAGCACGCGCCCTGTGACGTCTCGATCGTGGAGCTCAAGAACGACGTCATCGGCACGCCGGTGGCGCTCGCGGGCCCCGGCCCGCACGCGCCCGTGGCCGCCCGGCGGGCCGCCGAGTTCGCGATGATCGACGGACGCGTTCCGACGCTGTTGAACGTCCAACAGCCAGAAGCGGAGGGCGACGACGAGCCCGACCCCGTCGACCGGGGTGAGGCGATGATCGAGGGAATCGCCGAGGAGGCGGGACTCGAGCCCGAGGAGTACGAGACGGAGGTGCTCGTCGCCGACGACACCGCCGACGCGATCCTCGAGGCGATCGACGACTACGACACGGTCTGTGCCGGCGTCTCGGAGAAGAAGGCCGTCTCGCGCATCATGTTCGGATCGATCGCGAAACAGGTCGGCGAGCAAGCCAGCGCGAACGTCGCGATGATCCGCGGTCCCTACGAGACCCATCGGGGCGTCCGGGAGGCGGTCGCCGAGCGACTCGCGGACTGA
- a CDS encoding CDC48 family AAA ATPase has translation MSAKLTVKPLKQKDAGRGLAAVDRGSMEELGLENGDYILIEGGDGDRAVARVWPGYPEDDGQGVIRIDGRLRQEANVGIDDRATVEKAEVEPATEITIATPQNLRIQGNIGPLVRDRLSGQAITQGQTVRVGFGIGPMSGGGREIPLKIADTSPSGTVVVTDATDITISEKPAEQIHEGAGAGGQAGGEGAPNITYEDIGGLDRELEQVREMIELPMRHPELFQQLGIEPPKGVLLHGPPGTGKTLMAKAVANEIDASFHTISGPEIMSKYYGESEEQLREMFEEAEEQAPAIVFIDEIDSIAPKRGETSGDVERRVVAQLLSLMDGLEERGEVIVIGATNRVDAIDPALRRGGRFDREIEIGVPDKEGRREILQVHTRGMPLADGIDLEQYAENTHGFVGADIATLAREAAMNALRRIRPELDLESEEVDADVLERLRVTAEDFKSARKGIEPSALREVFVEVPDTSWEQVGGLADTKERLRETIQWPLDYPEVFESMDLDAAKGVLLYGPPGTGKTLLAKAVANEAESNFISIKGPELLNKFVGESEKGVREVFSKARENAPTVIFFDEIDSVAGERGRQSGDSGVGERMVSQLLTELDGLEELEDVVVIATTNRPDLIDSALLRPGRLDRHVHVPVPDVEARRAIFEVHTREKPLADDVDLDELAEETDGYVGADIEAVCREASMAATREFIHSVGPDEAADSVGNVRVSREHFEQALEEVNPSVTAETRERYEEIEQRFDQGGAELEEDNVSRTFQ, from the coding sequence ATGAGCGCGAAACTCACCGTCAAGCCGCTGAAGCAGAAGGACGCGGGCCGCGGGCTCGCGGCGGTCGACCGTGGCTCGATGGAGGAGCTCGGCCTCGAGAACGGCGATTACATCCTCATCGAGGGTGGCGACGGCGACCGCGCCGTCGCGCGAGTCTGGCCGGGCTACCCCGAGGACGACGGCCAGGGCGTGATCCGCATCGACGGCCGCCTGCGCCAGGAGGCCAACGTCGGGATCGACGACCGCGCGACCGTCGAGAAGGCCGAGGTCGAACCCGCCACCGAGATCACCATCGCCACCCCCCAGAACCTCCGGATCCAGGGCAACATCGGCCCGCTGGTCCGCGACCGTCTGAGTGGCCAGGCGATCACGCAGGGCCAGACCGTCCGCGTGGGCTTCGGAATCGGCCCGATGTCCGGCGGCGGCCGCGAGATCCCGCTGAAGATCGCGGACACCTCGCCGTCGGGCACGGTCGTCGTCACCGACGCCACCGACATCACCATCAGCGAGAAGCCCGCAGAACAGATCCACGAGGGGGCCGGCGCGGGCGGCCAGGCCGGCGGCGAGGGCGCGCCGAACATCACCTACGAGGACATCGGCGGGCTCGACCGCGAGCTCGAACAGGTTCGAGAGATGATCGAGCTGCCGATGCGCCACCCCGAGCTGTTCCAACAGCTCGGCATCGAGCCACCGAAGGGCGTCCTGCTGCACGGCCCGCCGGGCACCGGCAAGACCCTGATGGCGAAGGCCGTCGCCAACGAGATCGACGCCAGCTTCCACACCATCTCCGGCCCGGAGATCATGTCGAAGTACTACGGCGAGAGCGAGGAGCAGCTCCGCGAGATGTTCGAGGAGGCCGAGGAGCAGGCCCCCGCGATCGTCTTCATCGACGAGATCGACTCGATCGCGCCGAAGCGTGGCGAGACCAGCGGCGACGTCGAGCGCCGCGTCGTCGCCCAGCTCCTCTCCTTGATGGACGGTCTCGAGGAGCGCGGCGAGGTCATCGTCATCGGCGCGACCAACCGCGTCGACGCGATCGACCCCGCACTGCGCCGCGGCGGCCGGTTCGACCGCGAGATCGAGATCGGCGTCCCCGACAAGGAGGGACGGCGCGAGATTCTCCAGGTCCACACCCGCGGGATGCCGCTCGCCGACGGGATCGACCTCGAGCAGTACGCCGAGAACACCCACGGGTTCGTCGGCGCGGACATCGCCACGCTGGCGCGCGAGGCCGCGATGAACGCCCTGCGACGCATCCGCCCCGAGCTCGACCTCGAGAGCGAGGAGGTCGACGCCGACGTGCTCGAACGGCTGCGCGTGACCGCCGAGGACTTCAAGAGCGCCCGCAAGGGGATCGAGCCCTCGGCGCTCCGGGAGGTCTTCGTCGAGGTGCCCGACACCAGCTGGGAGCAGGTCGGCGGCCTCGCCGACACCAAGGAACGCCTCCGCGAGACGATCCAGTGGCCCCTCGACTACCCCGAGGTGTTCGAGTCGATGGACCTCGACGCCGCGAAGGGCGTCCTGCTCTACGGCCCGCCGGGCACGGGCAAGACCCTGCTCGCGAAGGCCGTCGCCAACGAGGCCGAGTCGAACTTCATCTCGATCAAGGGCCCCGAGCTGCTCAACAAGTTCGTCGGCGAGAGCGAGAAGGGCGTTCGCGAGGTCTTCAGCAAGGCCCGCGAGAACGCCCCGACCGTGATCTTCTTCGACGAGATCGACTCGGTCGCGGGCGAGCGCGGCCGCCAGTCGGGCGATTCGGGGGTGGGCGAGCGGATGGTCTCCCAGCTCCTCACGGAGCTCGACGGCCTCGAGGAGCTCGAGGACGTCGTCGTGATCGCGACGACCAACCGGCCCGACCTGATCGACTCGGCGCTGCTGCGCCCCGGCCGGCTCGACCGACACGTCCACGTGCCCGTGCCCGACGTCGAGGCACGGCGGGCGATCTTCGAGGTCCACACCCGCGAGAAGCCCCTCGCGGACGACGTCGATCTCGACGAGCTCGCCGAGGAGACCGACGGCTACGTCGGCGCCGACATCGAGGCGGTCTGCCGCGAGGCGTCGATGGCCGCGACCCGGGAGTTCATCCACAGCGTCGGCCCCGACGAGGCCGCCGACAGCGTCGGCAACGTCCGGGTGAGCCGCGAGCACTTCGAGCAGGCCCTCGAGGAGGTAAACCCGAGCGTCACCGCCGAGACCCGCGAGCGCTACGAGGAGATCGAACAGCGCTTCGATCAGGGCGGGGCGGAGCTCGAGGAGGACAACGTCAGCCGGACGTTCCAGTAG
- a CDS encoding Hsp20/alpha crystallin family protein — protein MSPQHIADGRDVFARRYEYDDEAVIALDLGVEASDASVDVVDGTAIVVVETPEGERQEEFDLPNEQARAFIRNGVLTIEVNA, from the coding sequence ATGTCCCCACAACACATCGCGGACGGACGCGACGTCTTCGCCCGGCGCTACGAGTACGACGACGAGGCCGTGATCGCGCTCGACCTCGGCGTCGAGGCGAGCGACGCCAGCGTCGACGTCGTCGACGGCACGGCGATCGTCGTCGTCGAGACTCCGGAGGGCGAGCGCCAGGAGGAGTTCGACCTCCCGAACGAGCAAGCACGAGCGTTTATCAGAAACGGCGTCCTCACCATCGAGGTGAACGCATGA
- the priS gene encoding DNA primase small subunit PriS has product MEERTRDYLRGRFRDHYRRTSVTPPPSANEREWGYIPWRAGGTTMIRHRSLFDLGELGDFLARERPRHVYFSAGRYDDPGAGSMGEKGWRGSDLIFDLDADHLPGVTPGEDTYEEMLASCKDALVKLLSFLDGDFGFEELTVVFSGGRGYHVHVRDPAVQELERDARREIVDYVRGIGLDFEELIVRETVAGLGRRTPAEKRTLDVRGGWSKRAHAHVVALVEEVVDMNDEAAIDRLREFDGIGEGKATAALRAMRENRDGIEAGNVDVHPAFFSLAKRIASESVERDNAPIDEPVTTDTNRLIRLPGSLHGGSGLAVQRLDREELEAFEPLIDAVPETFRNHEITVELPESRRVELGGLSRSLDPGSHTLPEYAGIFLMARGWAEKGRE; this is encoded by the coding sequence ATGGAGGAGCGAACGCGCGATTACCTGCGGGGGCGGTTTCGCGATCACTACCGCCGGACGTCGGTGACGCCCCCGCCGAGCGCGAACGAGCGCGAGTGGGGGTACATCCCCTGGCGCGCCGGCGGTACCACGATGATCCGCCACCGCTCGCTGTTCGACCTGGGCGAGCTCGGCGACTTCCTCGCGCGCGAACGCCCGCGGCACGTCTACTTCTCGGCGGGCCGCTACGACGATCCGGGCGCCGGCTCGATGGGCGAGAAGGGGTGGCGCGGCTCGGACCTGATCTTCGACCTCGACGCCGACCACCTGCCCGGCGTTACCCCGGGCGAGGACACCTACGAGGAGATGCTCGCGAGCTGCAAGGACGCGCTAGTGAAGCTGCTCTCCTTTCTCGACGGGGACTTCGGCTTCGAGGAGCTGACGGTCGTCTTCTCGGGCGGACGGGGCTATCACGTCCACGTCCGCGATCCGGCCGTCCAGGAGCTCGAACGCGACGCGCGCCGCGAGATCGTCGACTACGTCCGCGGGATCGGGCTGGATTTCGAGGAGCTGATCGTCCGCGAGACGGTCGCCGGGCTCGGGCGACGCACGCCCGCCGAGAAGCGCACCCTCGACGTCCGCGGCGGCTGGTCGAAGCGCGCCCACGCCCACGTCGTCGCGCTCGTCGAGGAGGTCGTCGACATGAACGACGAGGCGGCGATCGATCGGCTCCGGGAGTTCGACGGGATCGGCGAGGGGAAGGCGACGGCCGCGCTGCGGGCGATGCGCGAGAACCGCGACGGGATCGAGGCCGGCAACGTCGACGTCCATCCGGCCTTCTTCAGCCTCGCCAAACGGATCGCGAGCGAGAGCGTCGAGCGCGACAACGCGCCGATAGACGAGCCGGTGACGACCGACACCAACCGGCTGATCCGCCTCCCGGGGAGCCTGCACGGCGGCAGCGGGCTCGCGGTACAGCGACTGGACCGCGAGGAGCTCGAGGCGTTCGAGCCGCTGATCGATGCCGTCCCCGAGACGTTCCGGAACCACGAGATCACGGTCGAGCTCCCCGAGTCCCGGCGCGTGGAGCTCGGCGGGCTCTCGCGCTCGCTCGACCCCGGAAGCCACACCCTACCCGAGTACGCGGGGATCTTCCTGATGGCGCGGGGCTGGGCCGAGAAGGGCCGCGAGTAA
- a CDS encoding helix-turn-helix domain-containing protein, with protein sequence MTSQWDPDGIFEVLASQDSRRILAAASVRPLSARELEQVCDASLPTIYRRVNVLLDYGLLSEEQFVDSSGKQYMQYTTDLEEINIRVEDGGFNVNLEIRKDAVDKFGDLFRDLGEGRRGGEAGDESVDLSDITEE encoded by the coding sequence GTGACGAGTCAATGGGACCCGGACGGTATCTTCGAGGTGTTGGCGAGCCAGGACAGCCGTCGTATCCTGGCTGCCGCAAGCGTCAGACCGCTGTCCGCGCGGGAACTCGAACAGGTCTGTGATGCATCGCTTCCGACCATCTATCGACGCGTCAACGTCCTCCTCGACTACGGGCTGCTCTCGGAGGAGCAGTTCGTCGACTCCAGCGGAAAGCAGTACATGCAGTACACGACCGACCTCGAGGAGATCAATATCAGGGTCGAGGACGGCGGGTTCAACGTCAACCTCGAGATCAGAAAGGACGCGGTCGACAAGTTCGGCGACCTGTTTCGTGACCTCGGGGAAGGTCGACGGGGCGGTGAAGCGGGCGACGAATCGGTGGACCTCTCGGACATCACGGAGGAGTAG
- a CDS encoding potassium channel family protein: protein MNGWWRRISLALTVVFAIVVTYASIYRWGMATFEGESVPFVQATQKVVESLTTAGFGGHAPWSSLEMNLIVLGMNLTGVLLVFLALPVFAIPMFRQAVQSTPPTSSDLTDHVIICSYTSQDEVLRAELDAIGVPYLLVDRDPDVVTDLVDDGAEAIHGDPERIDTLRAANAGEARALVADVDDETNPTVILSAKRANPDLRVVSVARDHEVAPYHEYAGADEVVQSRQQLGTSLAMRAMTSFSEKLRGTIGMESNVEVTELLVEEDSDLVGRTLEETDVFDRKGASVIGAWLGGKFVVAPGPTTTIEENIILLVTDRYDDFQELQARPIPTHRGHPSRVVVCGYGTVGWVVAEELRKEGVDVDVIDLEEGSGADIVGDVTDPETLSEADLENARTVVLALDEDVPTIYATLVLKQLAPDVEIVARADEAENVWKLYNAGADFVLSLPTVAGEILASDLIDETEILTARTEFEFTRTDAPALAGRSLGDVDVRAETGCTVVAVERDDELLTDLGAEFVVREDDELVVAGTEAAIERFEGLTHERSR, encoded by the coding sequence ATGAACGGTTGGTGGCGACGGATCTCGCTCGCGCTGACGGTCGTGTTCGCCATCGTCGTCACCTACGCGTCGATATATCGCTGGGGGATGGCGACGTTCGAGGGGGAGTCGGTCCCGTTCGTTCAGGCGACCCAGAAGGTCGTCGAGTCGCTCACGACGGCCGGGTTCGGCGGGCACGCGCCGTGGTCCTCCCTCGAGATGAACCTCATCGTCCTCGGAATGAACCTGACGGGCGTGCTGCTGGTCTTCCTGGCGCTTCCCGTCTTCGCCATCCCGATGTTCCGCCAGGCGGTCCAGTCGACACCCCCGACGTCGAGCGACCTGACCGACCACGTGATCATCTGCTCGTACACGTCGCAGGACGAGGTCCTGCGAGCGGAGCTCGACGCGATCGGCGTCCCGTATCTCCTCGTCGACCGGGATCCCGACGTCGTCACCGATCTCGTCGACGACGGGGCCGAGGCGATCCACGGCGACCCCGAGCGGATCGACACGCTTCGGGCGGCAAACGCCGGCGAGGCCCGCGCGCTCGTGGCGGACGTCGACGACGAGACGAACCCGACGGTGATCCTCTCGGCCAAGCGGGCCAACCCCGACCTCCGGGTCGTCAGCGTCGCCCGAGACCACGAGGTGGCGCCGTACCACGAGTACGCGGGCGCCGACGAGGTGGTCCAGTCGCGCCAGCAGCTCGGGACGAGCCTCGCGATGCGGGCGATGACGTCGTTCTCGGAGAAGCTCCGCGGGACGATCGGCATGGAGTCGAACGTCGAGGTGACCGAACTGCTCGTCGAGGAGGACAGCGATCTCGTCGGACGGACCCTCGAGGAGACCGACGTCTTCGATCGGAAGGGCGCAAGCGTCATCGGCGCGTGGCTCGGCGGGAAGTTCGTCGTCGCGCCCGGCCCGACGACGACGATCGAGGAGAACATCATCCTCCTCGTCACGGACCGATACGACGACTTTCAGGAACTGCAGGCCCGTCCGATCCCGACCCACCGGGGCCACCCCTCGCGGGTGGTCGTCTGTGGCTACGGCACCGTCGGGTGGGTCGTCGCCGAGGAGCTCAGGAAGGAGGGGGTCGACGTCGACGTGATCGATCTCGAGGAGGGAAGCGGCGCCGACATCGTCGGGGACGTCACCGACCCGGAGACGCTCTCGGAGGCCGACCTCGAGAACGCGCGGACCGTGGTACTGGCGCTCGACGAGGACGTCCCGACGATTTACGCGACGCTCGTCCTCAAACAGCTCGCCCCCGACGTCGAGATCGTTGCACGCGCCGACGAGGCGGAGAACGTCTGGAAGCTCTACAACGCCGGCGCGGACTTCGTGCTCTCGCTGCCGACGGTGGCCGGCGAGATCCTCGCCTCCGATCTGATCGACGAGACGGAGATCCTGACGGCCAGGACGGAGTTTGAGTTCACACGGACCGACGCCCCCGCCCTCGCGGGTCGAAGCCTCGGGGACGTCGACGTCCGGGCCGAGACGGGCTGTACGGTGGTCGCCGTCGAACGCGACGACGAGCTGCTGACGGACCTCGGCGCCGAGTTCGTCGTCAGGGAGGACGACGAACTCGTGGTCGCGGGTACGGAGGCGGCGATCGAGCGGTTCGAGGGGCTGACTCACGAACGCTCCCGATGA
- a CDS encoding archease translates to MDARYELRDHTADVAVAAFGPALDSVFGALGDGLSAAQCDEIPADGERFSFSLAAEGREALLFDYLDQLIYERDVRAVLPADNEVSVNPGEEWRLEASARGVPLAEVEAREVKAVTYSEMRIEEGEDGWEAYVVLDV, encoded by the coding sequence ATGGACGCCCGATACGAGCTCCGCGATCACACCGCCGACGTCGCGGTCGCGGCCTTCGGCCCCGCGCTCGATTCGGTCTTCGGCGCGCTCGGGGACGGGCTCTCGGCCGCCCAGTGCGACGAGATCCCCGCCGACGGCGAGCGGTTCTCGTTTTCACTGGCTGCCGAGGGCCGCGAGGCACTGTTGTTCGACTACCTCGATCAGCTCATCTATGAACGCGACGTCCGCGCGGTGTTGCCCGCGGACAACGAGGTGAGCGTCAACCCCGGCGAGGAGTGGCGCCTCGAGGCCAGCGCGCGGGGCGTTCCCCTCGCCGAGGTCGAGGCCCGCGAGGTGAAAGCCGTGACCTACTCCGAGATGCGTATCGAGGAGGGCGAGGACGGCTGGGAGGCGTACGTCGTGCTCGACGTCTGA